The following proteins are encoded in a genomic region of Spirosoma sp. SC4-14:
- the pheT gene encoding phenylalanine--tRNA ligase subunit beta → MEISYKWLQDYIELPESPEEVGKLLTGTGLEVEGVEKIEAVPGGLEGIVIGEVLTCIPHPDADKLSLTTVDAGTGQPLSIVCGAPNVAAGQKVVVALVGATLHPTAGEPFQIKKAKIRGAASEGMICAEDEIGLGTSHAGIMVLTTDLPNGTPAARYFNLEADYQIAIGLTPNRIDAASHFGTARDLKAVLKRPLTMPSVDAFSVNNHDLTIDVRVDDEAACPRYTGLTISGLTVNESPDWLKKRLLSIGLNPINNVVDVTNFVCHDLGQPLHAFDAEKIAGKQVIVKTLPEGTSFVTLDGVERTLSATDLMICDAEKPMCIAGVFGGQNSGVTVQTTSIFLESAYFSPTSVRKTAQYHSLKTDASFRFERGTDPNMPIFALKRAALLIQEVAGGTISSEITDLYPEPIQPFRVLVRYKNIDRLIGIKIDRTDIHRILSALDIEADEITADSFIAVVPPYRVDVTREADVIEEILRIYGLDNVPLSVHLAADSLSEFPKVDPNQWQSRVGQLLAANGFYEILTLSLTRPAYNDAIRATLPGADVTLLNPLSEELSVMRQTLLFSALETLVYNLNRRQKDLKTFEFGKIYHKTQPEDGASNYHERARLSLAMIGNQMAESWLAKGQPVAFHDLATSVQRVLNIFRIKQFDTQPSDPVLFQYGLTYLVNKKPLVSLGLVNPKLTKLVDLKQPVFYADFDWNALLKLANTKIRYEEVPRFPEVRRDLSLVLDKNVPFEQISRLAHQTERKLLRAITVFDTYEGENLGADKKSYSVSFTLQDPTQTLTDTAIDKTMQRLMSGFERELGAVIRK, encoded by the coding sequence ATGGAGATTTCCTATAAATGGTTACAAGATTATATTGAATTGCCGGAATCGCCGGAAGAAGTTGGTAAACTGTTAACGGGCACTGGCCTTGAGGTTGAAGGAGTTGAAAAGATTGAGGCAGTACCGGGTGGTCTGGAAGGCATCGTAATTGGTGAAGTGCTCACCTGCATTCCGCACCCCGATGCCGATAAACTGAGCCTCACTACGGTCGATGCCGGAACTGGCCAACCACTTTCCATTGTGTGTGGAGCCCCTAATGTGGCCGCCGGACAAAAAGTAGTTGTAGCCCTGGTGGGGGCTACCCTACACCCAACGGCTGGCGAACCTTTTCAGATCAAAAAAGCTAAAATTCGGGGAGCAGCCTCCGAAGGAATGATCTGTGCCGAAGATGAAATCGGTTTGGGCACATCGCATGCAGGAATTATGGTGCTGACCACCGATCTGCCCAACGGGACCCCGGCAGCTCGCTATTTCAATCTCGAAGCCGATTATCAGATAGCCATCGGCCTAACACCGAACCGGATCGATGCAGCCTCACACTTCGGAACGGCCCGCGATCTGAAAGCTGTTCTGAAACGGCCACTCACCATGCCGTCGGTCGACGCGTTTTCGGTAAACAACCACGATCTGACGATCGATGTGCGTGTAGACGATGAGGCTGCGTGCCCACGCTACACAGGGCTAACGATTAGCGGCCTTACCGTTAATGAATCGCCCGATTGGCTCAAAAAACGCCTGCTTAGTATCGGACTAAATCCGATCAATAACGTTGTCGATGTAACCAATTTTGTTTGTCATGATCTTGGGCAGCCGCTTCACGCATTCGATGCCGAAAAGATTGCGGGCAAACAGGTCATCGTTAAAACTCTGCCAGAGGGAACATCCTTTGTTACCCTTGATGGCGTTGAGCGAACACTCAGCGCTACCGATCTAATGATTTGCGATGCCGAAAAGCCGATGTGCATTGCTGGCGTTTTTGGTGGACAAAACTCTGGCGTAACAGTCCAGACGACAAGTATTTTTCTGGAATCGGCCTATTTTTCACCGACATCAGTTCGTAAAACAGCCCAATACCACAGCCTGAAAACAGATGCATCGTTCCGCTTCGAACGGGGTACTGACCCCAATATGCCGATTTTTGCACTGAAGCGTGCCGCTTTATTGATTCAGGAAGTAGCCGGGGGCACTATAAGTTCCGAAATCACTGATCTCTATCCTGAACCCATTCAGCCCTTTCGGGTATTGGTTCGCTATAAAAACATCGACCGGCTCATTGGTATCAAAATTGACCGGACAGACATTCACCGCATTTTAAGTGCACTGGATATCGAAGCCGACGAGATAACTGCCGATAGTTTCATCGCCGTTGTGCCTCCCTACCGGGTCGATGTAACGCGCGAAGCCGATGTTATTGAAGAAATTCTGCGAATCTATGGTTTAGACAATGTTCCGCTATCGGTTCATCTGGCCGCCGATTCACTTTCTGAATTTCCTAAAGTAGACCCCAATCAGTGGCAAAGTCGGGTGGGCCAATTGCTGGCAGCTAATGGTTTTTATGAAATACTAACCCTTTCGTTGACCCGCCCTGCCTATAACGACGCCATTCGGGCCACCTTACCCGGAGCAGATGTGACCCTGCTCAATCCGTTGAGTGAAGAGCTATCGGTAATGCGGCAGACACTGCTTTTCTCGGCCCTCGAAACACTCGTTTACAATCTTAACCGTCGGCAAAAAGATCTTAAGACGTTTGAGTTTGGCAAGATTTACCACAAAACCCAACCCGAAGACGGTGCCAGTAACTACCATGAGCGAGCGCGGTTAAGTCTGGCAATGATTGGCAATCAAATGGCTGAAAGCTGGTTAGCCAAAGGCCAGCCGGTTGCGTTTCATGATCTGGCAACATCTGTTCAGCGTGTATTAAACATATTCAGAATAAAACAGTTTGATACACAGCCATCTGACCCGGTTTTGTTCCAGTACGGCTTAACTTATCTGGTCAATAAAAAACCTTTGGTAAGTTTGGGACTGGTAAATCCAAAACTGACTAAATTAGTGGACCTGAAACAACCTGTATTCTATGCCGACTTCGACTGGAATGCATTGCTAAAACTGGCCAATACCAAAATTCGGTACGAAGAAGTGCCACGTTTTCCAGAAGTTCGGCGGGATTTGTCACTCGTACTCGATAAAAATGTTCCATTTGAACAAATCAGTCGACTGGCTCACCAAACGGAACGAAAATTGCTCCGTGCTATAACTGTTTTTGATACGTATGAAGGTGAGAATTTGGGCGCTGATAAGAAATCGTATTCGGTGAGTTTTACCTTGCAGGATCCAACCCAAACCCTTACCGATACAGCTATCGACAAAACTATGCAACGGCTTATGAGCGGTTTCGAACGCGAACTGGGTGCCGTTATTCGAAAATAA
- the rny gene encoding ribonuclease Y: MDIPLWLAILAVLAGGGIGLMIGRQMMAGDHAKREQEAEEKAASILKNAELQAETIKKDRMLEAKEKYLKLKAEFEETTNQKRNLLLQNETKLKQREQQLNQQAEQQRHRDHELNQQRNELAQQKNSLSQQIDALNRRREEVDRRQQEADRMLADQVAQLEKIAGLSADQAREQLIDTLKAEAETRASSYIKSIVEEAKLTATKEAKKVVIETIQRTATEHAIENCVSVFNIESDDVKGKVIGREGRNIRALEAATGVEIIVDDTPEAIIISGFDPVRREIARLSLHRLVQDGRIHPARIEEIVAKTRKNIEDEIVEIGERTVIDLGIHGLHPELIKMVGRMRFRSSYGQNLLQHSREVAKLCATMAAELGLNAKLAKRAGLLHDIGKVWPEEAELPHAILGMELAKKYKENPEVINAIGAHHDEIEMTSMISPIVQVCDAVSGSRPGARREMMESYIKRLKELEELASNFPGVTKCYAIQAGRELRIMVDADHVSDERAGVLSYEISQKIEKEMQYPGQIKVTVIREMRAVAYAK, from the coding sequence ATGGATATCCCACTTTGGTTAGCCATCTTAGCCGTCTTAGCGGGCGGTGGGATTGGGCTAATGATTGGCCGCCAGATGATGGCGGGCGATCATGCCAAACGCGAGCAGGAAGCCGAAGAGAAAGCGGCTAGTATATTGAAAAATGCTGAACTTCAGGCCGAAACAATAAAAAAGGATCGGATGCTGGAGGCTAAAGAAAAATACCTGAAGCTCAAAGCCGAATTTGAAGAAACAACCAATCAGAAACGTAATTTACTTCTTCAGAACGAAACAAAACTTAAGCAGCGCGAACAGCAATTGAACCAGCAGGCCGAACAACAACGGCATCGGGATCATGAACTCAATCAGCAACGCAACGAACTCGCCCAACAGAAAAATAGCCTTTCTCAACAAATCGATGCGCTTAACCGACGCCGGGAAGAGGTTGATCGCCGTCAGCAGGAAGCCGACCGCATGCTGGCCGATCAGGTAGCCCAACTCGAAAAAATTGCCGGGCTCTCCGCCGATCAGGCTCGCGAACAACTTATCGATACACTAAAGGCAGAAGCCGAAACAAGAGCCTCCTCCTACATCAAAAGCATTGTAGAAGAAGCCAAACTGACGGCAACCAAAGAGGCTAAAAAAGTAGTTATTGAAACCATTCAGCGGACGGCAACCGAGCATGCAATTGAAAACTGTGTATCGGTATTCAATATCGAATCAGACGATGTTAAGGGCAAAGTAATTGGCCGCGAAGGGCGAAATATTCGTGCGCTCGAAGCGGCAACCGGTGTCGAAATTATTGTCGATGATACCCCAGAAGCCATCATCATTTCTGGTTTTGATCCTGTCCGGCGCGAAATTGCCCGCCTTTCATTACACCGGCTCGTACAGGATGGTCGGATTCACCCGGCCCGCATTGAAGAAATCGTTGCCAAAACCCGGAAAAATATTGAAGACGAAATCGTAGAAATTGGCGAACGTACAGTTATCGATCTGGGCATTCATGGACTTCATCCCGAACTGATTAAAATGGTTGGCCGGATGCGTTTCCGGTCTAGCTATGGTCAGAACCTGTTGCAACACTCCCGCGAAGTTGCCAAACTCTGCGCAACTATGGCCGCCGAACTTGGCCTGAACGCCAAACTAGCCAAGCGGGCGGGTCTGCTTCACGATATTGGTAAAGTATGGCCTGAAGAAGCCGAGCTTCCACACGCCATTTTGGGTATGGAGCTAGCCAAGAAGTATAAAGAAAATCCGGAGGTAATCAATGCCATTGGTGCCCACCACGACGAAATTGAAATGACAAGCATGATTTCTCCAATCGTGCAGGTCTGCGATGCCGTGTCAGGATCACGGCCGGGTGCCCGTCGCGAAATGATGGAGTCGTATATCAAACGACTAAAAGAACTGGAAGAACTGGCCAGCAATTTCCCCGGTGTTACCAAATGCTATGCCATCCAGGCTGGTCGCGAACTCCGCATCATGGTCGATGCCGATCATGTTTCTGATGAACGGGCAGGTGTATTGTCGTACGAAATTTCTCAGAAAATCGAGAAAGAAATGCAATACCCCGGTCAGATCAAAGTAACAGTTATTCGCGAAATGCGGGCCGTTGCCTACGCGAAATAG
- a CDS encoding cell division protein ZapA: MEELSIRVKIADRYYKLFVESDSEAVVREAAKLIQDELKQYRDMGISDTQDALARIAFDCLITKLRGERQVQRLQQMVFDKITQLDQVVTPAITT, from the coding sequence ATGGAAGAACTGTCTATTCGCGTAAAAATCGCCGATCGGTACTATAAACTGTTTGTAGAATCCGATTCGGAAGCCGTTGTGCGCGAGGCCGCCAAACTGATTCAGGATGAACTGAAACAATATCGGGATATGGGCATCAGCGATACGCAGGACGCTTTGGCCAGAATAGCCTTCGATTGCCTGATTACCAAGCTCAGAGGAGAACGACAGGTACAACGATTACAACAAATGGTGTTTGACAAAATAACTCAGTTAGATCAGGTCGTCACGCCGGCCATAACAACATAA
- a CDS encoding class I SAM-dependent methyltransferase — MIGLVDEYEKMYRLEGRLWWYRALHERVCTAIRHHFGERRDVAILDVGCGTGGLLNYLQKCGYTKLNGIDGSTDAVAFCQERSLPVVLINLNNLAQYEPDTRYDVIVCNDVFCYFDNPAIARILFELALRLKPNGLLISNNNAFNAFRGQHDVAVGSIQRFVLSDFERFASGAGLTIKKSTYWSFVLSPMILLMRQWQNWQLKLGWQKPEDVQSDVYLPSTWLNEALYKLVRIEENLLPRTPFGSSLFLILNPDRAD; from the coding sequence ATGATTGGTCTTGTCGACGAATACGAAAAAATGTACCGGCTGGAAGGACGATTGTGGTGGTATCGGGCTCTCCACGAACGTGTTTGTACAGCTATTCGTCATCATTTTGGCGAACGTCGGGATGTGGCTATTCTGGATGTAGGATGTGGCACAGGAGGACTTCTGAATTATTTGCAAAAGTGCGGTTATACAAAGCTGAACGGAATCGATGGCTCGACCGATGCCGTTGCATTCTGTCAGGAACGTAGCTTGCCCGTTGTACTGATTAACCTGAACAATCTGGCTCAGTATGAACCCGATACTCGCTATGATGTGATTGTGTGCAACGATGTATTTTGCTATTTCGATAACCCGGCTATTGCCCGAATCCTGTTCGAGCTAGCACTTCGGCTCAAGCCCAATGGTTTGCTAATCAGCAACAATAACGCTTTTAACGCTTTTCGGGGGCAACACGATGTAGCCGTTGGGAGTATTCAACGGTTTGTGTTGTCCGATTTTGAGCGATTTGCTTCAGGTGCTGGTTTAACAATCAAAAAATCAACTTACTGGAGTTTTGTGCTCTCGCCCATGATTCTGCTGATGCGTCAGTGGCAGAACTGGCAGCTTAAACTTGGCTGGCAAAAGCCCGAAGATGTGCAGTCGGATGTATATTTGCCCAGCACATGGCTAAATGAAGCGCTTTACAAGCTTGTGCGCATTGAAGAGAACCTGCTGCCCCGAACCCCATTTGGGAGTTCGCTGTTCCTGATTCTGAATCCAGACCGTGCTGACTGA
- a CDS encoding DegT/DnrJ/EryC1/StrS family aminotransferase — MIPFLDLGQINKPHQERIRQAADRVMESGWYILGREVETFENSFADFCGTRHCIGVANGLDALTLVLKAWDLPDRSEVIVPANTYIASVLSVTLAGLKPVWVEPDPHTCLIDPAQIEAAITSQTRAILPVHLYGRCCNMDPILELAEQHQLYVLEDAAQAHGAIYKGKRSGNLGHAAGWSFYPSKNLGALGDAGAVTTNDAELASRIRALRNYGSLQRYVNEYVGNNSRLDELQAAILSAKLPFLSAENKRRQMLARQYLTGIKNPAVLLPPADQVSDDAWHLFVIRHPHRDRLRAYLQERGIGTDIHYPVPPYKQKAYAQYSHYALPIADQLHHEVISLPLNPALTDEEVSYIIDSINRFEKNG; from the coding sequence ATGATTCCATTTCTCGACTTAGGCCAGATTAACAAACCCCATCAGGAACGTATTCGGCAAGCCGCCGATCGGGTAATGGAGTCGGGTTGGTACATTCTTGGGCGTGAAGTGGAAACCTTCGAAAACAGCTTTGCTGATTTTTGTGGTACGCGCCATTGTATTGGCGTGGCCAATGGACTTGACGCCTTAACGCTCGTATTAAAAGCCTGGGATCTGCCCGATCGGAGCGAAGTGATTGTTCCGGCCAATACCTACATTGCATCGGTACTGAGCGTTACTCTGGCAGGTTTAAAACCTGTATGGGTTGAACCTGACCCGCACACCTGTTTAATTGATCCTGCCCAGATCGAAGCGGCTATTACTTCCCAAACCCGCGCTATTTTGCCCGTTCATTTATATGGCCGTTGCTGCAATATGGACCCTATTCTCGAACTAGCCGAACAGCACCAACTCTATGTGCTGGAAGATGCTGCACAGGCACATGGGGCAATTTATAAAGGAAAACGATCCGGAAACCTAGGCCATGCGGCCGGATGGAGTTTTTATCCGAGCAAAAACCTGGGTGCTTTAGGCGATGCTGGGGCCGTAACAACAAATGATGCCGAACTCGCCAGCCGTATTCGGGCTTTGCGGAATTACGGCTCCTTGCAGCGATATGTAAATGAATATGTTGGCAATAATAGCCGTTTAGATGAGCTACAGGCGGCAATTCTGTCGGCAAAACTACCCTTCCTGTCTGCCGAAAATAAACGACGGCAAATGCTGGCTCGGCAGTATTTAACAGGAATTAAGAACCCAGCCGTTTTGTTACCTCCCGCTGATCAGGTTAGTGATGATGCCTGGCATTTGTTTGTTATTCGACATCCACATCGCGACAGATTGCGGGCTTATTTACAGGAGCGGGGTATTGGCACGGATATTCATTATCCCGTTCCTCCCTATAAGCAAAAGGCTTATGCGCAATATTCGCACTATGCTCTGCCCATTGCAGACCAGTTGCACCACGAAGTTATTAGTCTCCCGCTCAACCCGGCTTTAACAGATGAGGAAGTAAGCTATATTATTGACAGCATAAACCGGTTTGAAAAGAACGGCTAA
- a CDS encoding glycosyltransferase family 2 protein — translation MQLTVVIPVYNSERTIGPLVERLQACMTDYSFEVILVNDGSWDNSESEGQAIANRYNNVRFLSLRRNFGEFNAVLCGLNHARGAYSVIIDDDFQNPPESILTLLATARQGDYDVVYSRYAHKQHHWFRNLGSWLVNTLTTYSLGKPRQLYLSSFKLIRQEVVYEICKYKGPYPYIDGLIFRVTHNIGSVEVPHQNRAEGRSNYTAKKLIALFLNVFIGYSLWPIRMFTALGICLLLIGLLAGLVWLSGNLLGTLEFSGWGVVSWAILMATGLLLSFLGILGEYLGKLFMAHSGLPPYVVKTEASRPGTSTENEA, via the coding sequence ATGCAATTAACCGTTGTCATTCCCGTCTACAATAGTGAACGAACCATTGGTCCACTGGTTGAACGATTGCAGGCGTGTATGACCGACTATAGCTTCGAGGTAATTTTGGTCAATGATGGGAGTTGGGATAACTCTGAAAGCGAAGGGCAGGCCATTGCCAATCGCTACAATAATGTTCGATTTCTGTCATTACGACGGAATTTTGGCGAATTTAATGCGGTGCTGTGTGGACTCAACCATGCGCGGGGAGCCTATTCGGTAATTATTGACGACGATTTTCAGAACCCACCCGAATCTATTTTAACTCTCCTTGCAACAGCCCGGCAAGGTGATTATGATGTTGTCTATAGCCGCTATGCGCATAAACAGCACCACTGGTTTCGGAATCTGGGAAGCTGGCTGGTCAATACCCTAACAACGTATTCACTAGGTAAACCGCGTCAGTTGTATCTGTCGAGTTTTAAGCTGATAAGGCAGGAAGTTGTCTATGAAATTTGTAAATACAAAGGTCCTTATCCGTACATTGATGGGTTGATTTTTCGGGTTACGCATAACATTGGTAGTGTAGAAGTGCCGCATCAGAACCGAGCAGAAGGACGGTCGAATTATACAGCAAAAAAACTGATTGCCTTGTTCCTGAATGTCTTTATCGGTTATTCGCTCTGGCCAATTCGGATGTTTACGGCGCTGGGCATTTGTTTGCTACTCATTGGTTTACTGGCGGGGCTAGTATGGCTATCGGGAAACCTGCTCGGTACCCTTGAGTTCTCTGGCTGGGGTGTAGTGAGCTGGGCTATTCTGATGGCAACGGGTCTGCTTCTATCATTTCTGGGCATTCTGGGCGAATATCTGGGTAAATTATTCATGGCACATAGCGGTTTACCGCCTTATGTAGTGAAAACAGAAGCAAGCCGTCCGGGAACATCAACCGAAAATGAGGCATAG
- a CDS encoding PASTA domain-containing protein encodes MAKISTQSVSDLLIQIGIVLALLAVLFLGFFFVYLPFTTNHGQTITVPEVTKLSFDEMKNILEDRGLRYEVDSTFVAGAPPLTVFQQYPRANAKVKEGRKIYVTLVKRVPPMVSMPNLVDMIDRSAARTLEALGLVEGERTYVPDVAKNSVLRQLYNGKEIAPGTPVPKGARIDLEVGDGLGNTMFEVPNVVGLQLDEAEAAIRGSNLKVGTKISVEDPEKEVGTVVRQRPEARPGERIRVGETMDLWVVGPIEPN; translated from the coding sequence ATGGCGAAAATCAGCACCCAATCTGTTTCCGACCTGCTGATTCAGATTGGCATTGTTCTGGCCCTGCTGGCTGTTTTATTTCTGGGCTTCTTCTTCGTATATCTGCCGTTTACGACCAACCACGGCCAGACCATAACCGTACCCGAAGTAACGAAACTCAGTTTCGATGAAATGAAAAATATTCTGGAAGACAGAGGGTTGCGCTATGAAGTCGACAGCACATTTGTGGCTGGGGCTCCGCCACTGACTGTATTTCAGCAATATCCGAGGGCGAATGCTAAAGTAAAAGAAGGACGAAAAATTTACGTTACGCTGGTGAAGCGAGTACCGCCAATGGTATCGATGCCCAATCTGGTCGATATGATTGACCGGAGTGCCGCCCGCACGCTCGAAGCGCTGGGATTAGTAGAAGGCGAACGTACCTATGTGCCCGATGTCGCTAAAAACTCCGTGCTTCGTCAGTTATATAACGGGAAAGAGATCGCGCCCGGTACGCCTGTACCGAAAGGGGCACGAATTGATCTGGAGGTTGGCGATGGTTTAGGAAATACGATGTTTGAGGTGCCCAACGTTGTAGGTCTACAACTCGATGAGGCCGAAGCGGCCATTCGAGGCTCCAATCTGAAAGTTGGCACGAAAATTTCCGTAGAAGATCCGGAGAAGGAAGTAGGTACCGTTGTTCGGCAACGACCCGAAGCCCGCCCGGGCGAGCGGATTCGTGTTGGCGAAACAATGGATTTGTGGGTTGTTGGGCCAATCGAGCCAAATTAA
- a CDS encoding riboflavin synthase: MFTGIVETTGVVAGIESEGTNLTFRIESLLAPELKIDQSVNHNGVCLTVTSVADGSYTVTAVDETLKKTNLGQLKIGERVNLERCMPANGRFDGHIVQGHVDQTGVCTNVQDMNGSWLFDFQYDPAIADNVTVEKGSICINGVSLTVFNSHPDGFRVTIIPYTYEHTNFRDLKPGDTVNLEFDVVGKYIKKMLVGYR, translated from the coding sequence ATGTTTACCGGAATTGTAGAAACAACTGGCGTAGTAGCTGGTATAGAGTCAGAGGGAACCAATTTAACGTTTCGAATCGAGTCGTTGCTGGCTCCCGAGCTGAAAATAGATCAGAGTGTTAATCATAACGGCGTTTGCCTGACGGTTACGAGTGTTGCCGATGGGAGCTATACGGTTACGGCGGTGGATGAAACCCTCAAAAAAACCAATCTGGGTCAGCTTAAGATTGGGGAGCGCGTCAATCTGGAACGCTGTATGCCTGCTAATGGGCGTTTCGATGGGCATATTGTTCAGGGCCATGTCGATCAGACGGGTGTGTGTACCAACGTGCAGGATATGAACGGAAGCTGGCTGTTCGATTTTCAGTACGATCCTGCGATTGCCGATAACGTAACGGTAGAAAAAGGCTCAATTTGTATTAATGGCGTTAGCCTGACCGTTTTTAATTCACATCCTGACGGATTTCGGGTCACCATAATTCCTTATACTTACGAGCACACTAATTTTCGGGATCTGAAACCCGGCGATACTGTGAATCTGGAATTCGACGTTGTAGGGAAATACATTAAAAAAATGCTGGTAGGCTATCGGTAA
- a CDS encoding DUF1684 domain-containing protein yields MAVLYFSFFDNAPSTLTEGLKATVNPNEYRQQLDAERQKKNDFFKTGSESPLTDKTSFKGLSYFAPDPAYRLVARLEPFADKTQKLVVHMTDGSEETYDKFAHAVFNLNGETCRLLVVKFQDTYSILFRDATSGKESYGGGRYLEIPAVQITDNQILLDFNTAYNPYCAYNPTYACPLPPAENTLPIAIRAGERYH; encoded by the coding sequence TTGGCAGTTCTGTATTTTAGCTTTTTCGATAATGCCCCTTCAACCCTTACCGAAGGGTTGAAAGCCACTGTTAATCCGAATGAGTATCGGCAACAGCTCGACGCAGAGCGGCAGAAAAAAAATGATTTTTTCAAAACAGGCTCCGAATCCCCTCTAACCGATAAGACAAGCTTTAAAGGCCTTTCCTATTTTGCTCCTGATCCGGCCTATCGGCTTGTTGCCCGCCTGGAACCATTTGCCGATAAAACCCAGAAACTGGTCGTACACATGACCGACGGGTCAGAAGAGACCTATGACAAATTTGCCCACGCAGTTTTTAATCTGAATGGCGAAACGTGTCGGTTACTGGTTGTGAAGTTTCAGGACACCTATTCGATTTTGTTCCGCGATGCCACATCAGGCAAAGAATCCTACGGCGGAGGCCGTTATCTTGAAATACCGGCTGTCCAGATAACAGATAATCAGATTCTTTTAGACTTCAATACCGCCTACAACCCCTACTGCGCCTATAACCCTACCTATGCCTGTCCGCTTCCACCCGCCGAAAACACACTTCCGATCGCTATCAGGGCAGGAGAACGGTATCATTAA
- a CDS encoding FdtA/QdtA family cupin domain-containing protein, which yields MAQLYELKTFASENGNLTVFENVIPGTIQRVFYIYGAGQSPRAGHRHWRAWNALICINGSCRVYNHDGKTETTYFLNDPKQCLVLEPEDWHIMDEFSRDAILLVVSNQLYDKDDYIYEPYPNSRVLTVSE from the coding sequence ATGGCCCAACTCTACGAACTTAAAACCTTTGCTTCTGAAAATGGGAATCTGACTGTTTTCGAGAACGTTATTCCGGGAACGATCCAGCGCGTTTTTTATATCTATGGAGCCGGGCAGAGTCCAAGAGCGGGTCATCGGCACTGGCGCGCCTGGAATGCATTAATTTGTATCAATGGGAGTTGTCGGGTATATAATCATGATGGAAAAACGGAAACTACTTATTTCCTGAATGATCCAAAACAGTGCCTTGTTTTGGAGCCAGAAGACTGGCATATTATGGACGAGTTTTCACGCGATGCTATTCTGTTGGTCGTATCGAATCAACTCTACGACAAAGACGACTATATTTATGAGCCTTATCCGAACAGCCGGGTGCTGACTGTTTCGGAATGA